The following nucleotide sequence is from Corylus avellana chromosome ca7, CavTom2PMs-1.0.
GTGCTCGTTGATGATCCGTTGCCTGCGAGGTGGTTGGGTGCGGTCAGTGGCGGAGAGAATAGAGCGGCGGGTGTTAAGCTGCTCCATCAACATGGCTCGGACCATGAATCTTATTGGCATTGTTGGGTTTTGCACCGCCTCTAAGAGGAGTTGAGGTGAGAGCTTGTTACAGTCAATGGAATTGCATATATGGGTCTTCTGCTCCTCCGTAAGCTTCCCACTATATCCCTGCCCATAAtatgaataaattattaaatatcactacaaaattctttagttttttttttgcttttataatttttttaaaataataatatatttgtatttttataaattatatgacATTTCACTTGGTAGtaatttgaattaatgaaaAACCTTAACAGGTGAGTGATTGAAAAAGTAGTTCATAAATCCGACatctacattacaaattttttaattttgatgagacattgcaaaaattaaaatattgagaggtATTGCAAAAAGAATGATAGTTAGATATTGATGGTAATTTGGTAAATGTATTTTTCCATAAaatctattattaaaaaataatttatttctaaTTTCGTAATAAGATTCTCTATAATTATGTAACATTCAATAATGTAGATTTTCTCAAATTCAAACATTATTTTCACATACCATGTAATATATGATAAAATATTGAGATGATAAATACGAGTTAATAAAGATGATTAAAACTAATATAACAGCatctcaaatatttattttgaaaatactATTTaagatttaaagaaatttatgtGATATCCAAAGAATTATAATGGATTCTTGTCCTTAATTccaattaaatgactaaatcaAGTAGAGAggtaataataattaataagagAGAGTAGAGTAATACATGCCTCAATGTCTGACCTTGAAATAAAGAGTAACGGTCCTATAAAGAACGTCATGGCTCGTTAATCGACGATGCATGGAGTCGGTGACTATTAGAAAATCCTCGGGGGACATCGGTATAACATCGTCAAAACAAGCAACATTGTGGCCTCTACCGTCATCCTCCACCGAACTCAATGCCTCAACACACCGACTCACAAGATACGCTGTCGTTTCGGCCTCGGGAAGTAGAGAAAGGCACGAGCGAAACACTATTAACGCGTACTCTCGATTAACGGCGATAATTCGATAGAAGTACGTCTCCGTTATTTGCAGCAGGTTCTCCTCGCCTTCGTCGTTAGACTCCGTCATTTCTAGCAACTCGGCTGCCGTTCTAAGAGCCGCGACGTTGAACGGTGTTATGACGATGTTGGTCCCGTAGCAGAAGTCCGCTATGAGAGCAAATGTTTCGGCCGTTATTTTTAACGGTGGAGAGAGTGTGAACACTGAAATTCCCATGAATTCCCGTTTTAGGTAGGTGCTTCTTGATGTGAGAGCATCCTAAGAACAGCATTGAGAAACATGAGAATTGAGACATGTCATAAGTGACCACTGTTTTCTCATTAATTACGTACCTACTAAATGGCTTTCAGTTTTTATGGCAAGTAAGAATCATAtaataaataaggaaaatttCACTGGAAAATTCCGGACACAAGAAATGAATCTAGACCAACCATTAAACAAGGGAAAAATAAGTGAGCTGAGAGCGACTTGGGTGCACTTGTtgcacaaaaataatattttgtgcCACTAATAAGAAGTTGACACATCATCCAATTTCATTAgacttatatttaaaataaaaacttaactacaccagattatatactctaaataaaataaaaaaaattaatttaaaaaaaaaaaaacagaatttttaAAACTCTGCCACCctaggccatgggagtggctgcGCCGCCACCCCTAgtcaccccttcaatttttttttttttttttttattatataaacaattaattttttatttcatatgtgatATAATTAGGTGTAcgtaaaactttttttttttttttaaacttaagtTTGGTAAGTTTGGCTTAGGTGTCAACTTCTGATTGATTGcacaaaactcacattttgtgTAACCTctctatataagttattctcaaaaggacaaggcttaggtgcggtagtgcaaaactaccgcaccataCAGTagtccaaaactgcaccgtttggtgcagttttgagaaggaaaaattcaaaactgaaccaaacggtgcagttttgggctgggaaaaaataggtttttttaaaaatataacaaacaattatttaagaattaaaaatataaaaaactaataattaaaaatatttttcattttggccaaggggtggctccaccccttttattttttttattttttttttctcttctatttttttaatacttttagtttttaaatatttttctttttctttttctttttctttaaaagaactatttgtttattgcccaaaactgcaccaaacggtgcagtttgGACTAcagcatggtgcggtagttttgaactaccgcacGTAAGCCTTGCCCTTCTCAAAATAAACAGCTAgccaaataatttttacttttcatttaaaaaaaataaaaaataaataaattgaccaattttcttatttatgattaggttttttgaatttttgtgacCAATTAATGAAAAGCCTTAAAAATGGGATTGCGGGGCCATCTGACTGTCCGGGATAATGGCCGTCACAATTTCTATCTCTTAAAttgtctaattttttaataaaaattcgaACAGACCAATAACGACGATTCTCAATCTCAAAAATTCCACAGAAACCAACAAACAACTGCTTGGTCATGTACAGTTTTTCATATGAAATTATTCACAATGATGTACTTGGTGTAGTACTATCTATTATGACCTTAActataaaattaatgaaaattaagaacaaatcttggtttttttttttttttcttttcttaagaCGAACagatatttttaataattttgttgtttgaattaCTAGCGATCGGAACAACAAAATTGCTAAAAATCTAGATCGCCAACCttccttagaaaagaaaacatgaagTCACCGGCCAACTCAAGAAGAAAATATAGTAGATCTCAAGCAACACAACTAACCCTGTGCAGATGAAAACACCTTCCATGAACGTTTATCAAGATGTCTGTCTTCTGCCCCCATGCCAGCGACCTGGTTAACATAACTGATTCAAATATCACAGAGAGTTTTTCTGGAACAGTGAAACTGATATATAAACactagaagaaaagaagaaaaaaagaaaaggaaaataatgggaaatatatatacataccatGCCTGTACTCTAGTATGGAGAGGTGTGGGAGGAGAAGAGATAGTTGGGGAGAGAGAAGGGGAGGTGGAGGAGGAATATTCgtattctttttcttcatgTATTGTCTCTACAACTCCCAGATGTTTCCAAGCCTTCATTCTCTTCTTAGCTTCTCTTCCTATTCCAGAGTAATGTGGATgttatgttgttgttgttgttacaGTTGGGAAGGTGAGAAATTCCATGCTGGGTAATGAATTGGTGGAGGTATTAATGGCATGCATGTGATGACTCATAAATGCTAGCCTTAACTCTTCCTTCAATcactattatttgtttttttgaaattctctTGGTATATATGGTCATTTGGACCAGGTCTGTCTTGGAGCTTGCAAAATTGCTTCTAAGGAAAATCTAGTAATCTTCATTGGATCAAGATTTGAAATTGTGAATTCTAAAATTATGGAACATTGGCGctttgaaaaatgttatctATTAAAAAGTAGACACGCCACCGAGACAAACATATAGAGGCTTTGGTAGATAGGGTAGTGTGGCTTttgaaatgagaaatgctatgatTCTTTCTGGAGTTCTCTTAATGTTTTTCTGGTATtacatgaatattatttttttaaaaacaaaaaataatattcacttagaACGAGTAGAACACGAGGAAAAACCAtatcatttatcttttgaaattattatggcacttatttctctcacttcatttaaaaaaaataatattcagttaataCAAAAAGAACACATAGCATTCTCCTTTTAAAAACCACGTCAATTTTACAAGATAAAAATAAGGGGCAatttcactttaccccccatgAAATGTCACGCCTTATGTAAACActcctttaaagtttaaaaagtctcattttgatatattgaccttttgatatttttcaattaCCCAATTCTGTTAAAACTTGGGGTTAAATCAGACGGCAAAAGGGGTAAAAATACCTTTTATACTcctgaaattttttgaaaaaaatataaatttacccttatttacaaaaaaaaatattattattattattataaaaaaaattaaaaaataaaataaaaaagtgacccATGGCAggtcattttatatatatatgtgtgtgtgtgacccGTGGGTCACAAGGCGGATGGGTTGGATCCACCAGTGAACTAGCAggtcaggaattttttttaaataataaataaatttttaataaaaaatagggcattttaagaattttatacCCCtcaggatttaacagaaaatcgtAACAGATGTGTTAATTGAAAAAATTCGAAAAATTGATACATTAAagtgaatttttaaattttaaaaagatgttTACAAAATGCATGACATTTAAGGGGAGTAAAATAAAGTTGcatctaaaaataatataaaagaactGTGAAAAACATCACTCTTGAAGGATGACCGAAGGTCCAATAGACATATGGGCCTTCAATTGAAAACCTAAACTCATAAAGCTTATAAGATATGGGCTTGAACAATGAGTCAGGACTAAGCAATGCTCACACAGGTCCACATTGAAACCCTAACGCGCACAAAACCCTAGCACAAATACGGCACCGTTGTTACTGGATAGCATTTGCACTATAAATTCACAGAAACCCTAGCCTCTTCTTACTCCTCCTTTTTGCCTCGCCGTTTCCTcagaaacacagagagagagagagacagagagcgAAGATGAAGTACAACCCGAGAGTGTCAAGCTCCAGGAGGAAGAACAGGAAGGCGCACTTCACAGCGCCGTCGAGCGTTCGTCGCGTGCTGATGAGCGCGCCGCTCTCGGGCGATCTGCGCGGCAAGTACAACGTGCGGTCGATGCCGGTGCGCAAGGACGACGAGGTCCAGGTGGTGCGTGGAACCTACAAGGGTCGCGAGGGCAAGGTCGTCCAGGTGTACCGCCGCAAGTGGGTTATCCACATCGAGCGGATCACCCGCGAGAAGGTCAATGGATCCACCGTCAACGTGGGCATCAACCCCTCCAAGGTGGTCATAACCAAGCTCCGGCTCGACAAGGACCGCAAGTCCCTGCTCGACCGCAAGGCCAAGGGACGCGCCGCCGCCGATAAGGATAAAGGCTCCAAGTTCACCGCCGAGGATATCATGCAGACTGTTGATTAAGTCGGTGAAACGCTTTTATTGggtctttttttcatttatagtattttctttgtttagcGTCATTGGCCGTACTAAGAGGAGAAGCATTTTGAAATGCTATTTCTTGGATCTGAATATTTTAAGGGCTTTATGAGAcctggttttgtttttttaatgaatgctATGTTTCTCAGTTTTCTGGTAATAACTTATCTTTTTGGGTTGGCTTATGATTTGTGTGGTTTGGTGTTTTTTAATGATACTAGCTCTGATGTGTTGATGGATTAATGTGTTTGATTGTGcaataattttattgagtttattaTCTAATAGGAATTTCGTTGGGTTTATCATTTGGTGCTGACTACTGAGAATCCATTGGCTGTACGGTTTGTTTGTTGAAGGTTGTGTTTGGAAGAAGATAGGGTTTCATTTGATgtgtttttgtgatttggtaCTTAGTTATTTCCTTGTGGGTCATATCTTGACTTGTATTGTGATTTAGTTTCGTTATTTTGTGAGGTGTAAATGTTAGTGTGGATCTAGATCCTCTGCCAAGGATGTTCCAATATTGCTTCTGCTTTCTAGTCGTCAAGTGAtggtggtgaaaattctgataCTAGTTAAGTTGGTTTGCTAGTTAAACAGTTTCTTTGTTGGTTCTTAGAAGTCTGAATTTAGTGTAATGTTTGGTTGTTATCGAACTGAGAATAACTTGATTTGATTAGTTTCTGATATTCTTTTCTTAAGTTTTACATTTTATTGTAGAATGCATGTTTTCATCTTAATGAATGGCTGGATGTGGAGTTTTGCATTCTGATTGATT
It contains:
- the LOC132187234 gene encoding BTB/POZ domain-containing protein At3g49900-like isoform X3, translated to MKAWKHLGVVETIHEEKEYEYSSSTSPSLSPTISSPPTPLHTRVQAWSLAWGQKTDILINVHGRCFHLHRDALTSRSTYLKREFMGISVFTLSPPLKITAETFALIADFCYGTNIVITPFNVAALRTAAELLEMTESNDEGEENLLQITETYFYRIIAVNREYALIVFRSCLSLLPEAETTAYLVSRCVEALSSVEDDGRGHNVACFDDVIPMSPEDFLIVTDSMHRRLTSHDVLYRTVTLYFKGYSGKLTEEQKTHICNSIDCNKLSPQLLLEAVQNPTMPIRFMVRAMLMEQLNTRRSILSATDRTQPPRRQRIINEHPTTLGAILQREKAARQAAHLKAAMDATSSRIESLEKELSVMKKLLNEPDTQRSIMGSARSSSFHYGGGSENKIERVDRGSASLRFFVRGGRGSSSSLEASSTDLAETPRTRKNMRQRLIYGLKTAFRVPKLSASKNEFESRKSSRVDQMGIRDEDEYGDVIYL
- the LOC132187234 gene encoding BTB/POZ domain-containing protein At3g49900-like isoform X1, which gives rise to MKAWKHLGVVETIHEEKEYEYSSSTSPSLSPTISSPPTPLHTRVQACYVNQVAGMGAEDRHLDKRSWKVFSSAQVFTLSPPLKITAETFALIADFCYGTNIVITPFNVAALRTAAELLEMTESNDEGEENLLQITETYFYRIIAVNREYALIVFRSCLSLLPEAETTAYLVSRCVEALSSVEDDGRGHNVACFDDVIPMSPEDFLIVTDSMHRRLTSHDVLYRTVTLYFKGYSGKLTEEQKTHICNSIDCNKLSPQLLLEAVQNPTMPIRFMVRAMLMEQLNTRRSILSATDRTQPPRRQRIINEHPTTLGAILQREKAARQAAHLKAAMDATSSRIESLEKELSVMKKLLNEPDTQRSIMGSARSSSFHYGGGSENKIERVDRGSASLRFFVRGGRGSSSSLEASSTDLAETPRTRKNMRQRLIYGLKTAFRVPKLSASKNEFESRKSSRVDQMGIRDEDEYGDVIYL
- the LOC132187234 gene encoding BTB/POZ domain-containing protein At3g49900-like isoform X2, producing MVAGMGAEDRHLDKRSWKVFSSAQVFTLSPPLKITAETFALIADFCYGTNIVITPFNVAALRTAAELLEMTESNDEGEENLLQITETYFYRIIAVNREYALIVFRSCLSLLPEAETTAYLVSRCVEALSSVEDDGRGHNVACFDDVIPMSPEDFLIVTDSMHRRLTSHDVLYRTVTLYFKGYSGKLTEEQKTHICNSIDCNKLSPQLLLEAVQNPTMPIRFMVRAMLMEQLNTRRSILSATDRTQPPRRQRIINEHPTTLGAILQREKAARQAAHLKAAMDATSSRIESLEKELSVMKKLLNEPDTQRSIMGSARSSSFHYGGGSENKIERVDRGSASLRFFVRGGRGSSSSLEASSTDLAETPRTRKNMRQRLIYGLKTAFRVPKLSASKNEFESRKSSRVDQMGIRDEDEYGDVIYL
- the LOC132187202 gene encoding large ribosomal subunit protein uL24z; this encodes MKYNPRVSSSRRKNRKAHFTAPSSVRRVLMSAPLSGDLRGKYNVRSMPVRKDDEVQVVRGTYKGREGKVVQVYRRKWVIHIERITREKVNGSTVNVGINPSKVVITKLRLDKDRKSLLDRKAKGRAAADKDKGSKFTAEDIMQTVD